Proteins from one Bifidobacterium sp. ESL0732 genomic window:
- a CDS encoding UDP-N-acetylmuramyl peptide synthase, translating to MSVVSESISRRVTLGYIASHYGFGLEPKFADGVTVTSIADSPNSVRPGALYILKSNDDPSLLSLAVARGAYAVLVPPSLLSQAQSVGVPALLSVPDQETMGELASDIAGTPANTMAVFVVCGEDDEEVQADVVRLADFLHMLGNPVGIVSRSGSSSLERELELTYPLGILDVQHTLAVCSEDGAAAMVISADNQTLRPGALEGVSVDVLGSIEMLNKAQGAHVLESVQNLYGFSIDERKRLVTCDEESSWLAGQASVAGGLQGQRRLSLAIAMALDAGVRRSNIRNALRVSKEMQ from the coding sequence ATGAGCGTGGTAAGCGAATCGATTTCGCGGCGTGTGACTTTGGGCTATATCGCCAGTCACTATGGCTTTGGGCTTGAACCTAAATTCGCCGACGGCGTTACGGTCACCTCGATCGCTGATAGCCCGAATTCGGTGCGTCCGGGGGCTCTTTACATTCTGAAAAGCAATGACGACCCCTCGTTGCTTTCGTTGGCTGTGGCTCGTGGCGCCTATGCGGTTTTGGTGCCGCCATCTTTGCTTTCGCAGGCACAATCGGTAGGTGTCCCGGCTTTGCTTTCCGTTCCCGACCAGGAAACCATGGGTGAGCTGGCCTCTGACATCGCGGGAACTCCGGCCAATACCATGGCCGTGTTCGTCGTCTGTGGTGAGGATGACGAAGAGGTTCAGGCCGATGTGGTTCGTCTGGCCGATTTCCTGCATATGCTTGGTAATCCTGTGGGCATCGTGAGCAGATCTGGTTCCAGTTCGTTGGAGCGTGAACTGGAATTGACTTATCCTTTGGGGATTCTTGATGTTCAGCACACGCTTGCCGTCTGCTCTGAGGACGGTGCTGCGGCGATGGTGATTTCCGCTGATAATCAGACTCTGCGCCCAGGCGCGCTTGAAGGTGTCAGCGTCGATGTTTTGGGTTCCATCGAAATGCTGAACAAGGCCCAAGGGGCTCATGTGCTCGAGTCGGTGCAAAACCTGTACGGTTTCTCGATTGACGAACGCAAGCGTCTGGTCACTTGTGACGAGGAGTCCAGCTGGTTGGCCGGACAGGCGAGTGTGGCAGGTGGCTTGCAGGGCCAGCGTCGTCTTTCCTTGGCGATCGCGATGGCTTTGGATGCAGGGGTCCGTCGTAGCAACATTCGCAATGCCCTGCGCGTTTCGAAGGAAATGCAATGA
- a CDS encoding penicillin-binding protein 2 — MRSYANKTKGKQFVSRCAVIATVLALVFVVCFGQLANLQLLNGREMAEAATAGRTLKVPVHGMRGKILDSNGAVLAQSVERYTIIGDPKAAQEYDPICSTQITDNCTQTKKDGGKTLGVVGAARVARMAAPILGMDAMELGGKLAGPGRYAVLKKDVEPAAKRKLDKLGLGGIVYGELSQNRVYSDGTLMGAFLGGVDDKTNGVSGMEQVQNSTLAGKDGYKIYQQGNNGVEIPGTLTDSQAARNGSDVKLTIDSDVDWFVKKVLKDGKDQYKADWAIACVEDIRTHQIIALDDSDDVQAGSDQAKLSVSRAVSETFEPGSIGKTFSMAGLLQHGIHQMTDHFQVPDRLDKNGQVFTDVTPHPLSNWTLAGILQQSSNVGMVMSSNDYKDQDRYDMLTKFGIGQPTGLNLPGESRGTLTNPNAWDKRTRDTILFGQGYATNVVQLTNAIAAIGDGGIYRKPSIVDSTVDADGHVTKQPLDEGTRIMDANVNAQLMNAMESSGEEYAKTTGVDGYRVAGKSGTAQVAGPTGALDSIVSDFSGILPADNPRFVLTVVMRNPQGIYGGLTSGALFKQIGEFLMQKYEVPPSQPRNNAIPVTW; from the coding sequence ATGCGTTCCTACGCCAATAAAACCAAAGGCAAGCAATTCGTGTCGCGTTGCGCCGTGATCGCCACGGTGCTTGCGCTCGTATTCGTTGTGTGCTTTGGCCAATTGGCCAATCTTCAGTTGCTCAACGGCCGCGAGATGGCTGAGGCTGCCACGGCAGGACGGACGCTCAAAGTGCCCGTCCATGGTATGCGGGGCAAGATACTGGACAGCAACGGAGCCGTTTTGGCGCAAAGCGTGGAGCGTTATACCATCATCGGCGATCCGAAGGCCGCTCAGGAATACGACCCGATCTGCAGCACACAGATCACCGACAATTGCACCCAGACAAAGAAAGACGGCGGTAAGACACTTGGCGTGGTCGGTGCCGCGCGTGTGGCGAGGATGGCTGCTCCGATACTGGGCATGGATGCCATGGAGCTTGGCGGCAAGCTTGCCGGCCCAGGCCGTTATGCTGTCTTGAAAAAGGACGTGGAACCCGCGGCCAAACGCAAGCTTGACAAACTTGGTCTTGGCGGCATCGTCTACGGTGAGCTTTCGCAGAACCGCGTCTATTCCGACGGCACGCTCATGGGTGCCTTCCTCGGCGGCGTCGACGACAAGACCAATGGCGTTTCGGGAATGGAACAGGTTCAGAACTCGACGCTTGCCGGCAAAGACGGATACAAGATCTACCAACAGGGCAACAACGGTGTCGAAATTCCCGGCACGTTGACCGATTCGCAAGCTGCCCGCAACGGCAGCGATGTCAAGCTGACCATTGATTCCGACGTCGATTGGTTCGTCAAAAAGGTGTTGAAAGACGGCAAGGACCAATACAAAGCGGATTGGGCTATTGCCTGCGTCGAAGACATTCGCACCCATCAGATTATCGCCCTCGACGATTCCGACGATGTTCAGGCCGGCAGCGATCAGGCCAAGCTCAGCGTCTCCCGTGCGGTTTCGGAAACCTTTGAACCCGGCTCGATTGGTAAGACCTTCTCAATGGCGGGATTGTTGCAGCATGGTATCCATCAGATGACCGATCATTTCCAGGTTCCCGATAGACTCGATAAAAACGGCCAGGTTTTCACTGACGTCACGCCGCATCCCCTTTCCAATTGGACGTTGGCCGGCATCCTCCAGCAATCTTCTAACGTCGGCATGGTCATGTCTTCCAACGATTACAAAGACCAGGACCGTTACGACATGCTCACCAAATTCGGCATCGGCCAGCCCACAGGCCTTAACCTGCCTGGGGAGTCACGCGGGACGTTGACCAATCCGAACGCATGGGACAAGCGCACACGCGACACCATACTGTTCGGCCAGGGTTATGCCACCAACGTCGTCCAATTGACCAATGCCATCGCAGCCATTGGCGACGGCGGCATCTACCGCAAGCCTTCCATCGTCGATTCGACGGTCGATGCCGACGGCCATGTTACCAAGCAGCCGTTGGATGAGGGCACACGCATCATGGATGCCAACGTGAACGCGCAGCTGATGAATGCGATGGAGTCTTCAGGCGAGGAATACGCGAAAACGACTGGTGTCGACGGCTATCGCGTCGCCGGCAAGTCGGGAACCGCACAGGTGGCCGGTCCAACCGGCGCACTCGACAGCATCGTCAGCGATTTTTCGGGCATCCTTCCCGCCGACAATCCGCGTTTCGTGCTTACTGTGGTGATGCGCAATCCTCAGGGCATCTACGGCGGTCTCACCAGCGGTGCGTTGTTCAAGCAAATCGGTGAATTCCTTATGCAGAAGTACGAGGTCCCTCCCTCCCAGCCTCGCAACAATGCTATTCCTGTGACGTGGTGA
- the mraZ gene encoding division/cell wall cluster transcriptional repressor MraZ produces the protein MAERDNDSIDDEPFHDCSKPDAAGVNANSASNSATSPLQRPTNLIPVSASAPQAEPLLLGTYTPKIDKKGRMALPAKMRSQLGEGMVMARGQEKCVYLLPQTEFRRIAARIQRASMGNKATRSYLRVFLSGAVEGEPDKQGRILVPQTLRGYADLGDDIVVIGVGTRAEIWNKESWDAYLADQEEGYSDIADDVLPAVEW, from the coding sequence ATGGCGGAACGCGATAACGACTCCATCGACGACGAACCGTTCCACGATTGTTCGAAGCCTGACGCAGCAGGTGTGAATGCCAATAGTGCCTCTAATTCCGCTACTTCGCCACTGCAAAGACCTACAAATTTGATTCCTGTATCAGCTTCTGCACCTCAGGCGGAACCCCTGTTGCTCGGCACCTATACCCCCAAAATCGACAAGAAAGGGCGTATGGCCTTACCAGCCAAGATGCGTTCGCAGCTTGGCGAGGGCATGGTGATGGCTCGCGGTCAGGAAAAATGCGTTTATCTGCTTCCCCAAACCGAATTTCGGCGTATAGCAGCGCGGATTCAGCGTGCCTCGATGGGCAACAAAGCCACGAGAAGCTATCTGCGCGTCTTCCTTTCCGGTGCGGTCGAGGGCGAACCGGACAAGCAGGGCCGCATTTTGGTCCCGCAGACCTTGCGCGGTTACGCAGATCTGGGCGACGACATTGTGGTGATCGGTGTGGGCACCCGTGCCGAAATCTGGAACAAGGAATCCTGGGATGCCTATCTCGCCGACCAGGAGGAAGGCTATTCCGATATAGCCGATGATGTATTGCCGGCGGTGGAGTGGTGA
- the rsmH gene encoding 16S rRNA (cytosine(1402)-N(4))-methyltransferase RsmH: MTDLNNIHTPVLLDECVRLVAPALEHPDAVVVDCTLGLAGHATAFLKAAPQARLVGIDRDEEALSMATERMEEAGLGARFTPIHAAFDEFDDVLENLGLKHVDAAFMDLGLSSLQIDETDRGFSYSHDAPLDMRMDTSQSLDAAQILAQYSESQLVRIFREYGQERFSKPIARAIVRQREKEPLKTSSQLDALVDRVVPKSHRAKGNPAKRVFQALRIEVNGELDKLKRTLPQIANRLELGGRLVVESYHSLEDRTVKTFMAQGLVVDAPADLPIVPADAQPFFKELTRGAIKADEAEIEHNPRSAPVRLRGVELTREIPERWRNRFAEDAKENPGDRDLGYGPDAHNKFLHDRRKHQDKHNQDNRRKRRE; the protein is encoded by the coding sequence ATGACTGATCTCAACAATATCCATACACCGGTTCTGCTGGACGAATGCGTCCGGCTGGTCGCTCCCGCGCTGGAACATCCTGATGCCGTAGTGGTTGATTGCACCCTCGGCCTGGCCGGGCATGCGACGGCGTTTTTGAAGGCCGCCCCGCAAGCCAGACTTGTCGGCATCGATCGTGATGAAGAAGCGCTTTCCATGGCTACGGAACGCATGGAGGAAGCAGGGCTGGGCGCCCGGTTTACTCCGATTCATGCGGCGTTCGACGAATTTGACGATGTACTAGAAAACCTCGGTTTGAAACATGTGGATGCCGCTTTTATGGACTTGGGGCTTTCGAGCCTCCAGATCGACGAGACCGACCGAGGATTCTCCTATTCGCACGACGCCCCGCTTGACATGCGTATGGACACCAGCCAAAGCCTCGATGCCGCGCAGATTCTCGCACAATATTCCGAAAGCCAACTTGTCCGGATTTTTCGCGAATATGGCCAGGAACGGTTCTCCAAGCCGATTGCTCGCGCCATCGTCCGTCAACGTGAAAAAGAGCCGCTGAAAACTTCAAGCCAGCTGGATGCTCTGGTCGACCGGGTCGTCCCCAAATCCCACCGTGCCAAAGGCAACCCCGCCAAGCGCGTTTTTCAGGCCCTTCGTATCGAAGTCAACGGCGAACTTGACAAGCTCAAGCGTACGCTGCCGCAGATTGCCAACAGGCTTGAGCTAGGCGGCAGACTGGTCGTCGAATCCTACCATTCACTGGAAGACCGCACGGTCAAGACGTTTATGGCCCAGGGGCTTGTTGTCGACGCTCCCGCCGATCTGCCGATCGTGCCTGCCGACGCGCAACCGTTCTTCAAAGAACTGACCCGTGGGGCAATCAAGGCCGATGAAGCCGAAATCGAACATAATCCACGCTCGGCACCCGTCAGATTGCGCGGGGTAGAGCTAACACGGGAAATCCCCGAGCGCTGGCGCAACAGGTTCGCCGAAGACGCCAAGGAAAATCCGGGCGACCGAGACCTGGGCTATGGGCCGGATGCGCACAACAAGTTTTTGCATGACAGGCGGAAGCATCAAGACAAACACAATCAAGACAATCGAAGGAAAAGGAGGGAATGA